In Acidobacteriota bacterium, one DNA window encodes the following:
- a CDS encoding DUF4102 domain-containing protein yields MPQLKPLTDAAARACRPKADRYDVPDGRVSGLVLSILPSGRKQWAFRYRTQGKRRRMILGEFGDFPKHTLSKAREAAEKHRPRIREGTDPVAERAAAKALPADTVDALAEAYLKKHVQVHYRRPDEEERILNAYVLPAWASLCLQQRTELARHGLDPTEGLFRGSDPERLG; encoded by the coding sequence ATGCCGCAGCTCAAGCCGCTGACCGACGCCGCTGCGCGCGCCTGCCGTCCCAAGGCTGATCGCTACGACGTGCCTGATGGACGTGTCTCCGGACTCGTGCTGTCCATCCTGCCCTCCGGCCGGAAGCAGTGGGCGTTCCGTTATCGAACGCAGGGAAAGCGTCGCCGCATGATTCTGGGTGAGTTCGGCGACTTCCCGAAGCACACGCTCTCGAAAGCACGTGAGGCCGCCGAGAAGCACCGACCGCGGATCCGCGAAGGCACCGATCCCGTCGCCGAGCGTGCCGCCGCGAAAGCTCTGCCCGCCGACACTGTCGATGCGCTCGCCGAGGCATACCTGAAGAAGCATGTTCAGGTTCACTATCGCCGGCCCGATGAGGAGGAGCGAATTCTGAACGCCTATGTCTTGCCGGCGTGGGCGTCACTTTGCCTCCAGCAACGCACCGAGCTCGCGCGTCATGGCCTTGATCCGACCGAGGGACTGTTTCGCGGCAGCGATCCCGAGCGGCTTGGCTGA
- a CDS encoding PadR family transcriptional regulator, with the protein MTPPTVGEFELLVLLAVLKLAEDAYPLAIADDIAQTTGRKASRPAVLITLQRLEEKGLLTSRYGDPTPVRGGRSKRVFSAKPLGIAAAKQSLGRIKAMTRELGALLEAK; encoded by the coding sequence GTGACGCCACCGACCGTGGGTGAGTTCGAGCTTCTCGTTCTGCTCGCCGTACTCAAGCTGGCGGAGGACGCGTACCCCCTCGCGATCGCCGATGACATCGCGCAGACGACGGGCCGGAAGGCATCGCGGCCTGCCGTTCTCATCACACTGCAACGCCTTGAGGAAAAGGGACTGCTGACGTCGCGCTACGGCGATCCGACGCCCGTGCGCGGCGGCCGTTCGAAGCGCGTGTTCTCAGCCAAGCCGCTCGGGATCGCTGCCGCGAAACAGTCCCTCGGTCGGATCAAGGCCATGACGCGCGAGCTCGGTGCGTTGCTGGAGGCAAAGTGA
- a CDS encoding DUF1080 domain-containing protein, translating into MITRDLQAGLTCAALFAGVAGLASQAAQTPAPPRQGHAYDEQNKGRTDEVQPGQTGFVTIFDGRSMNGWSVSAKSRHSSVSGNKTGGAWQIRDGVLLGTQDVPGNGGLFITDRKYGDFEVVLEMRNDFGIDSGIYLRSTDTGTAYQIMIDYRRWGALGGVYGENMKPGFNVAPFNFTDAPDRIFLTGNAPMPVLPAAWPSFWRHGQWNEFRARIVGNPAHVTTWINGVQFLDWTDTMPRLADGFLALQVHGGLEWVQGKDWVGVDGSKGGETDFTKRSVRYRNIRLKELP; encoded by the coding sequence ATGATCACGCGCGATCTTCAGGCCGGCCTCACGTGCGCGGCGCTGTTCGCCGGCGTCGCCGGCCTCGCCTCCCAGGCGGCCCAGACGCCTGCACCGCCCAGGCAGGGCCACGCGTACGACGAGCAGAACAAAGGCAGGACCGACGAAGTGCAGCCCGGGCAGACCGGGTTCGTCACGATCTTCGACGGCCGCTCGATGAACGGCTGGAGCGTCAGCGCGAAGTCACGTCACAGCTCGGTGAGCGGCAACAAGACCGGTGGGGCCTGGCAGATACGCGACGGCGTGCTCCTCGGCACGCAGGACGTGCCCGGCAATGGCGGCCTGTTCATCACGGACCGGAAGTACGGCGACTTCGAGGTCGTGCTCGAGATGCGCAACGACTTCGGCATCGACAGCGGCATCTATCTCCGCAGCACCGACACCGGCACGGCCTACCAGATCATGATCGACTACCGTCGGTGGGGCGCGCTCGGCGGCGTGTACGGCGAGAACATGAAGCCGGGCTTCAACGTCGCGCCGTTCAACTTCACCGATGCGCCCGACCGGATCTTCCTCACCGGCAACGCGCCGATGCCTGTCCTGCCCGCGGCCTGGCCGTCCTTCTGGAGGCACGGCCAATGGAACGAGTTCCGCGCGCGCATCGTCGGCAACCCGGCCCACGTCACGACCTGGATCAACGGTGTGCAGTTCCTGGACTGGACCGACACGATGCCGCGCCTCGCCGACGGCTTTCTGGCTCTGCAGGTGCACGGCGGGCTCGAGTGGGTGCAAGGCAAGGACTGGGTCGGCGTGGACGGCTCGAAGGGCGGCGAGACGGACTTCACGAAGCGCTCCGTGCGATACCGGAACATCAGGCTCAAGGAGCTGCCCTGA
- a CDS encoding c-type cytochrome: protein MTAATRLTTAVVLAIAATTGYGLAQGAGQPAAPAPGRGQAPASPDAGRGQAPAPPDAGRGRVGAPAGARRGGFTQFVRPIATQDVIVRGKALYENNCASCHAADLRGTADGKNPNLLRSGVALRDQHGELIGARARTHTPPLTLVQDDIAAVAEYIHSVHATMGGQGSPPGRNPTDVTLNVLVGDARSGEAAFAQRCAACHSVTGNLRGIGSKFSDPRALQNGWVSGSMSVFGRGRGGGGGPVPATVTLADGSKLDGTLLREDDFLVVLQLPDGTRRSMARADGIPKVETKDPKVGHIDAIVKLAHDDTTSKIMHDITAYLWSVK, encoded by the coding sequence ATGACAGCAGCGACGCGTCTGACCACCGCCGTCGTTCTCGCGATCGCGGCAACGACCGGCTACGGCCTCGCCCAGGGGGCTGGCCAGCCTGCCGCACCCGCTCCCGGACGAGGTCAGGCGCCCGCGTCGCCCGACGCGGGACGAGGCCAGGCGCCGGCGCCTCCGGATGCTGGTCGAGGCCGCGTCGGCGCGCCGGCCGGCGCGCGGCGCGGCGGCTTCACCCAGTTCGTCCGCCCGATCGCCACGCAGGACGTGATCGTCCGCGGCAAGGCGCTCTACGAGAACAACTGCGCGAGCTGTCACGCCGCCGACCTGCGCGGCACCGCCGACGGCAAGAACCCGAACCTGCTGCGCTCGGGCGTCGCGCTCCGCGACCAGCACGGCGAGCTCATCGGCGCGCGCGCCAGGACACACACGCCGCCGCTCACGCTCGTGCAGGACGACATCGCGGCGGTCGCCGAGTACATCCACAGCGTCCATGCGACGATGGGCGGACAGGGAAGCCCGCCGGGCCGAAACCCCACGGACGTGACGTTGAACGTGCTCGTCGGCGATGCGAGGAGCGGCGAAGCCGCCTTCGCCCAACGCTGCGCCGCCTGCCACTCGGTGACCGGCAACCTGCGCGGTATCGGATCGAAATTCTCCGACCCGCGCGCGCTGCAGAACGGATGGGTGAGCGGTTCGATGAGCGTCTTCGGACGTGGACGCGGCGGCGGAGGCGGACCCGTGCCCGCCACGGTGACGCTCGCCGACGGCTCGAAGCTCGACGGCACGCTCCTCCGCGAAGACGACTTCCTCGTCGTGCTGCAGCTTCCCGACGGCACGCGCAGGAGCATGGCGCGCGCCGACGGCATCCCGAAAGTCGAGACCAAGGATCCGAAGGTGGGGCACATCGACGCGATCGTGAAGCTCGCCCACGACGACACGACGAGCAAGATCATGCACGACATCACCGCCTATCTCTGGTCGGTCAAGTAG
- a CDS encoding PQQ-binding-like beta-propeller repeat protein: MKRLVLTLSFAAASALIAAQAQNPTPYYAPSGPTPLGPGDPGWTGETVQTGQLPPDVGGLDQARIYKPLSDEWTSYSGDLTGKRYSALKLVTKDNVKHLSLKWITPLVQGCGPTGTPPAAPAGFGGGGGGRGGPAGPTYPIVAGGLGTGEANSCGPARIGGGILMVDGRLYAASPNNVFAVDARDGAVLWHNYWKSRGGTTTGTRGPGMLGNLIYFSQHDDWVVALDARNGKEVWRHEVAPFDQQYFTSNAPMPIKGHLLVGTGNDLDAPAFLKSLDPKTGAMRWIRYSTPQQPGDFGLETWASLDAAKHGNGATWIPGVYDPELNLYYYGTGNPTPAYTQGRGEGDNLFTSALLAVNVDTGKIQWWYQTSPHDTHDWDSTQTPVIVDAPFNGRVRKLIMTATRNGYFFVLDRVTGEHLVTSKIGLTNVWAQGLDSKGQPKRNPYKDALVAGTLVNSSVLNYPPPTFSPDTGLFYVNENNSLSVSYLMEPDPRGSMGLGGTSGGGGVSLPSYIVAIDYKTGNIAWRKKMTGGSPGLLTTAGGVLFVSNGQNAEAWDAATGKGLWYSQIGGLQSPPETFMLDGKQHVLFTSNGSLYMFVLN; encoded by the coding sequence ATGAAGAGACTCGTCCTCACGCTGTCGTTCGCCGCCGCGTCGGCGCTCATCGCCGCGCAGGCACAGAACCCTACTCCGTACTACGCCCCCAGCGGTCCGACGCCGCTCGGGCCCGGTGATCCAGGCTGGACAGGGGAGACCGTGCAGACCGGCCAGTTGCCGCCCGACGTGGGCGGCCTCGATCAAGCCCGGATCTACAAGCCGCTCTCCGACGAGTGGACGAGCTACTCGGGCGACCTCACGGGCAAGCGCTACAGCGCGCTGAAGCTCGTCACGAAGGACAACGTCAAGCACCTCAGCCTGAAGTGGATCACGCCGCTCGTCCAGGGCTGCGGCCCCACCGGTACGCCGCCGGCGGCACCGGCAGGATTCGGCGGCGGAGGCGGCGGCCGCGGCGGTCCGGCCGGTCCAACCTATCCGATCGTCGCCGGCGGGCTCGGCACCGGTGAAGCGAACAGTTGCGGGCCCGCGCGGATCGGCGGCGGCATCCTGATGGTCGACGGCCGGCTGTACGCCGCCTCGCCGAACAACGTGTTCGCCGTGGACGCACGCGACGGCGCGGTGCTCTGGCACAACTACTGGAAGTCGCGCGGTGGCACGACGACCGGCACGCGCGGGCCCGGCATGCTCGGCAACCTCATCTACTTCTCGCAGCACGACGATTGGGTCGTCGCGCTCGACGCCCGCAACGGCAAGGAAGTGTGGCGCCACGAGGTCGCGCCGTTCGACCAGCAGTACTTCACCTCCAACGCGCCGATGCCGATCAAGGGCCATCTGCTCGTCGGCACGGGCAACGACCTCGACGCGCCCGCGTTCCTGAAGTCGCTCGATCCGAAGACCGGCGCCATGCGGTGGATCCGGTACTCGACGCCGCAGCAGCCCGGCGACTTCGGGCTCGAGACATGGGCCAGCCTCGATGCCGCGAAGCATGGCAACGGCGCCACCTGGATCCCGGGCGTGTACGATCCGGAGCTGAACCTCTACTACTACGGCACCGGCAACCCGACGCCGGCCTACACGCAGGGGCGCGGCGAAGGCGACAACCTGTTCACGTCGGCGCTGCTCGCCGTGAACGTCGACACGGGCAAGATTCAGTGGTGGTACCAGACCTCGCCGCACGACACGCACGACTGGGACTCGACGCAGACGCCCGTCATCGTGGACGCGCCGTTCAACGGCCGAGTGCGCAAGCTGATCATGACCGCTACCCGCAACGGCTACTTCTTCGTGCTGGATCGCGTGACGGGCGAGCACCTCGTGACGAGCAAGATCGGGCTGACGAACGTGTGGGCGCAGGGCCTCGATTCGAAAGGGCAGCCGAAGCGCAACCCGTACAAGGACGCGCTCGTGGCCGGCACGCTCGTCAACAGCAGCGTGCTGAACTACCCGCCCCCGACGTTCTCACCGGACACGGGCCTGTTCTACGTCAACGAGAACAACTCGCTGTCGGTCAGCTACCTGATGGAGCCCGATCCGCGCGGCTCGATGGGCCTCGGCGGCACGAGCGGTGGCGGCGGCGTGTCGCTCCCCTCCTACATCGTCGCGATCGACTACAAGACGGGGAACATCGCGTGGCGCAAGAAGATGACGGGAGGAAGTCCCGGCTTGTTGACCACGGCCGGCGGTGTGCTGTTCGTGAGCAACGGCCAGAACGCGGAAGCGTGGGACGCGGCGACGGGCAAGGGGCTCTGGTACTCGCAGATCGGCGGCCTGCAGAGCCCGCCCGAGACGTTCATGCTCGACGGCAAGCAGCACGTGCTGTTCACGAGCAACGGCTCGCTCTACATGTTCGTCTTGAACTGA
- a CDS encoding helix-hairpin-helix domain-containing protein, with protein MPFRAAASLLAVSCLFGSATLLTARPAVQSNQQPPASAPSTQSAADEAGAALLVRMCNKCHDSARIVERRRTKGDWQDIILKMMEKGAEGDETEFETVFTYLCRRHGLIRVNDAGTEEMMTTMALTRAEAEAIAAYRTAHGPFADFAALAKVPEIDAAKLEKAKDGLVF; from the coding sequence ATGCCGTTCCGAGCGGCCGCCTCGCTTCTCGCCGTCTCGTGCCTCTTCGGCAGCGCGACGTTGCTGACCGCGCGACCGGCGGTACAGTCGAACCAGCAGCCGCCGGCGAGCGCGCCCTCGACGCAGTCGGCCGCCGACGAAGCGGGCGCCGCGCTGCTCGTGCGCATGTGCAACAAGTGCCACGACTCGGCCCGCATCGTCGAACGCCGGCGCACGAAGGGCGACTGGCAGGACATCATCTTGAAGATGATGGAGAAGGGCGCCGAAGGCGACGAGACGGAGTTCGAGACCGTCTTCACCTACCTGTGCCGCCGGCACGGCCTGATCCGCGTCAACGACGCCGGGACCGAGGAGATGATGACGACGATGGCGCTCACGCGGGCTGAAGCGGAGGCGATCGCCGCCTATCGCACGGCGCACGGCCCGTTCGCGGATTTCGCGGCGCTCGCGAAGGTTCCCGAGATCGACGCAGCGAAGCTCGAAAAGGCGAAGGACGGCCTCGTCTTCTGA
- a CDS encoding FAD-dependent oxidoreductase translates to MPRPSARGPLSGTTVLVAGAGLAGLVAARDLERAGATVSIVEARDRLGGRVWTIRGLAAGQHAEGGADLIESAQTSVLELARELRLRTSRILRGGFGYYGTDARGRVGVQRHLDLFEALGRLLRPHIEAYELTEQRWHSPIVQRLSRTPVSTWLDQVRADARMRQRLRALRGLFLADPEDLSLLALVDFFATNAQGSERMVRLTGGNDAIATELARRLRTPPDLNAALRRVRQDAAGVVTTVETAHGVVERRADYLVSTLPASVLRDVRFEPGLPEPQRDALEHLKYGAATRLLLQFARRFWRHVGRPLAFGSDRATGAVWDGNEQQRGPEGVLSLLAGGGASAALQDLLRRRGPDGVAAELAWLGRPSRVLASLAIAWETDPWSRGGYAYFDAGFDPAWRDWLSRPFGRVVFGGEHTSIRWQGYMNGAIESGRRTAREIEGLKTL, encoded by the coding sequence ATGCCTCGGCCTTCTGCGCGCGGTCCATTGTCCGGCACCACCGTGCTCGTTGCAGGCGCCGGCCTCGCCGGGCTCGTGGCTGCGCGCGACCTCGAGCGCGCGGGCGCGACGGTGAGCATCGTCGAAGCGCGCGATCGCCTCGGTGGCCGCGTCTGGACGATCCGTGGCCTCGCGGCGGGACAGCACGCCGAAGGCGGCGCGGATCTGATCGAGTCCGCGCAGACGTCGGTCCTCGAGCTCGCGCGGGAACTGCGGCTCCGGACGAGCCGGATCCTTCGCGGCGGGTTCGGCTACTACGGCACGGATGCGCGCGGCCGGGTCGGCGTCCAGCGGCACCTCGATCTCTTCGAGGCGCTCGGCCGTCTGCTGCGGCCCCACATCGAGGCGTACGAGCTGACGGAGCAGCGCTGGCACAGCCCTATCGTCCAGCGTCTGTCGCGTACGCCGGTCTCGACATGGCTCGACCAGGTGCGGGCGGACGCGCGCATGCGGCAGCGGCTCCGCGCGCTGCGCGGCCTCTTCCTCGCCGACCCGGAGGATCTGTCGCTGCTCGCCCTCGTCGACTTCTTCGCGACGAACGCCCAGGGCAGCGAACGGATGGTGCGGCTCACCGGCGGCAACGACGCAATCGCGACCGAATTGGCGCGTCGTCTGCGCACGCCGCCGGATCTGAACGCCGCACTCAGGCGCGTGCGGCAGGACGCGGCGGGTGTCGTCACGACGGTCGAGACGGCGCACGGTGTCGTCGAGCGCCGCGCCGACTATCTCGTCAGCACGCTGCCGGCGTCCGTGCTGCGCGACGTGCGCTTCGAGCCCGGGCTGCCCGAGCCGCAGCGCGACGCGCTCGAGCATCTGAAGTACGGCGCGGCCACGCGGCTGCTGCTGCAGTTCGCCCGCCGGTTCTGGCGTCACGTGGGCCGGCCGCTGGCCTTCGGATCGGATCGGGCGACCGGCGCGGTCTGGGACGGCAACGAGCAGCAACGCGGGCCGGAAGGTGTGCTCAGCCTGCTCGCTGGCGGTGGCGCGTCGGCCGCGCTGCAGGATCTTCTGCGGCGCCGCGGACCTGACGGCGTCGCCGCCGAGCTCGCCTGGCTGGGCCGGCCGTCGCGTGTGCTCGCGTCGCTCGCGATCGCCTGGGAGACCGATCCCTGGTCGCGCGGTGGCTACGCGTACTTCGACGCTGGCTTCGATCCAGCCTGGCGCGACTGGCTGTCGCGCCCGTTCGGCCGCGTGGTGTTCGGCGGCGAGCACACGAGCATCCGCTGGCAGGGTTACATGAACGGCGCGATCGAGAGCGGACGGCGGACAGCCAGGGAAATCGAGGGATTGAAGACGCTCTAG
- a CDS encoding amidase — protein sequence MRLDARAGTTRTTDLTALDAVEAARRLASGAVTPLQLTNAYLERIAARDPVLHAFITVTADRARRDAQAPLRGPLRGIPIAHKDLFETAGVLTTGGSRLYRAHVPARDAAIVAALARTGAVMLGKTNTHELGGGVTTLNPFYGTTRNPANPLRIPGGSSGGSAAAVAAHLAAAATGSDTGGSVRIPAALCGCVGFKPSYGRLSTQGLLGACPTFDHVGLLTRSVADASWIFRAVVGGAASRPAPRRPRIGIARRFFFERLQPDVESAMTRVVERLRERGALMVDRDLPLDDHTMARVFDPIVAEEIWSRYGSAWKVRPQDFSPAFAAIFATPPPSLVEIARARRARAVFQAAVTDVFDEVDVILTPTVPITAPPIAGPIDAALILRNTWPFNAARTPAISMPAGADRDGLPIGVQLAAAPGRDDALLAVAALLD from the coding sequence GTGCGGCTCGATGCACGCGCCGGGACCACGCGAACGACGGATCTGACGGCGCTCGACGCGGTGGAGGCCGCGCGTCGCCTCGCGTCGGGCGCCGTCACGCCGCTCCAGCTCACCAATGCGTACCTCGAGCGCATCGCCGCGCGCGATCCGGTTCTCCACGCGTTCATCACCGTGACCGCCGACCGCGCGCGGCGCGACGCGCAGGCTCCGCTTCGAGGACCGCTGCGCGGTATTCCGATCGCGCACAAGGACTTGTTCGAGACGGCGGGCGTGCTGACGACCGGGGGCTCGCGCCTTTACCGCGCCCACGTTCCCGCGCGCGACGCCGCCATCGTCGCCGCCCTGGCGCGAACCGGCGCGGTGATGCTCGGCAAGACCAACACGCACGAGCTGGGCGGCGGCGTCACCACGCTCAACCCGTTCTACGGCACCACGCGTAACCCGGCGAATCCGCTGCGGATTCCCGGCGGCTCGAGCGGCGGATCCGCGGCTGCGGTCGCCGCGCACCTCGCCGCGGCCGCGACCGGCAGCGACACGGGCGGGAGCGTCAGGATCCCCGCGGCCTTGTGCGGCTGCGTCGGGTTCAAACCGAGCTATGGCCGGCTGAGCACGCAGGGCCTGCTCGGGGCGTGTCCGACATTCGACCACGTGGGCCTGCTGACCCGATCGGTAGCGGACGCGTCGTGGATCTTCCGCGCGGTCGTCGGCGGCGCAGCATCGCGCCCGGCGCCCCGCCGGCCGCGCATCGGCATCGCGCGGCGCTTCTTCTTCGAACGGCTGCAGCCCGACGTCGAATCCGCGATGACGCGCGTCGTCGAGCGGCTGCGCGAACGGGGCGCGCTGATGGTCGATCGCGATCTGCCGCTCGACGATCACACGATGGCGCGCGTGTTCGATCCGATCGTCGCGGAAGAGATCTGGTCGCGGTACGGATCGGCATGGAAAGTACGGCCGCAGGATTTCTCGCCCGCGTTCGCGGCGATCTTCGCGACGCCGCCGCCATCGCTCGTGGAGATCGCGCGCGCCCGGCGCGCGCGCGCCGTGTTTCAGGCCGCGGTGACCGACGTGTTCGACGAGGTGGACGTGATCCTGACGCCGACGGTGCCGATCACGGCGCCGCCAATCGCGGGCCCGATCGATGCCGCGCTGATCCTGCGCAACACGTGGCCGTTCAATGCCGCGCGCACGCCGGCGATCTCGATGCCGGCCGGCGCGGATCGCGACGGCTTGCCCATCGGCGTGCAGCTCGCCGCGGCCCCGGGCCGAGACGATGCGCTGCTCGCGGTTGCCGCGCTCCTCGACTAG
- a CDS encoding alpha/beta hydrolase, with amino-acid sequence MTLALRITGTVPLTAVFGQAPSGSGYSEHFIESRGVKLHSLDWGGQGEPLVILTGFGTPADTFGDLAVGLRDRFHVYALTRRGMAPSAVPASGYELEMLVADVIAFLDAKQLARVHLVGHSIAGLEMTEIASRWPERVRSLVYLDAIADPASAHAVLQKDPLNQTPSTGAVWAEINRWWSGHSVNFQRVKSPTLAITALEGRRPDIPPDASAELRSRAQEYWRTAIVPLKERWIATFQQQVPQAKMVTFEGADHYFYLSRGAETLTEMRRFYDSAR; translated from the coding sequence GTGACTCTCGCGTTGCGCATCACTGGGACGGTTCCCTTAACCGCCGTCTTCGGCCAAGCACCTTCGGGCAGCGGCTACTCCGAACACTTCATCGAGTCGCGCGGCGTGAAGCTGCATTCCCTCGACTGGGGCGGCCAGGGCGAGCCGCTGGTGATTCTGACCGGCTTCGGCACGCCGGCCGATACCTTCGGCGATTTGGCCGTTGGCCTACGTGATCGCTTTCACGTTTACGCGCTGACACGTCGCGGCATGGCACCGTCGGCGGTGCCTGCCAGTGGATACGAACTCGAGATGCTGGTCGCCGATGTCATCGCGTTTCTCGATGCCAAGCAGCTTGCGCGAGTGCACCTTGTCGGGCACTCGATCGCGGGACTCGAGATGACGGAGATCGCATCGCGCTGGCCCGAGCGTGTCCGCTCACTCGTGTATCTGGACGCGATCGCAGATCCGGCCTCGGCACACGCCGTTCTTCAGAAGGATCCGCTCAACCAGACGCCGTCGACCGGCGCAGTCTGGGCTGAGATCAATCGCTGGTGGAGTGGCCACTCAGTGAACTTTCAAAGGGTCAAGTCACCCACGCTGGCGATCACTGCGCTCGAAGGGCGGCGTCCTGACATTCCACCGGATGCGAGCGCAGAACTTCGTAGCCGAGCCCAGGAGTACTGGCGAACGGCTATCGTTCCGTTGAAGGAGCGTTGGATCGCCACGTTTCAACAGCAAGTGCCGCAGGCGAAAATGGTCACCTTCGAAGGGGCTGATCACTACTTCTATCTGAGCAGAGGCGCAGAGACGCTCACGGAAATGAGGAGGTTCTACGACAGTGCACGGTGA
- a CDS encoding PD40 domain-containing protein — protein MTSPRRAIDPAGRRAQRMRRWLVGLMLATGLGIGAVFWTLGTSDPSFDGAPAWSPDGRRIVFAVERGAQSDVWIMNADGSGRAPLLETSSQETSPAIAPDGKRIAFETDLDGNVDIVVMNLDGSGMRRLTSHPAGDHAPAWSPDGRMLAFVSERSGGDARDVYVMNADGSGVRRLTDGGQYWAPQFSPNGTEIAAQGGRDVYLIAVATGARRRLTYDPQNGMSPTWSNSGTRLAFASTRRARLELFTTDVDGSNQDLLLSMPGGSAMDPRWSPDGTHIAFVYVPQVDNAPKGAPQPYAIYMLEVATKKVTRVSR, from the coding sequence ATGACATCACCTCGTCGTGCGATCGACCCGGCCGGCCGGAGAGCACAGCGGATGCGGCGCTGGCTCGTCGGCCTGATGCTCGCGACAGGGCTGGGTATTGGCGCCGTGTTCTGGACGCTGGGCACGAGCGACCCGTCGTTCGACGGTGCGCCTGCCTGGTCGCCCGACGGCCGCCGCATCGTCTTCGCCGTGGAGCGCGGCGCGCAATCGGACGTGTGGATCATGAACGCGGACGGCAGCGGCCGGGCGCCGCTCCTCGAGACGTCGTCGCAGGAAACGTCGCCGGCCATCGCGCCCGACGGCAAGCGCATCGCGTTCGAGACCGACCTCGACGGCAACGTCGACATCGTCGTCATGAACCTGGACGGCAGCGGCATGCGGCGATTGACGTCGCATCCGGCCGGCGATCATGCGCCGGCCTGGTCGCCGGACGGCCGGATGCTCGCGTTCGTCTCGGAACGATCGGGAGGCGATGCCCGCGATGTGTACGTCATGAACGCTGACGGCAGCGGCGTGCGCCGTTTGACGGACGGGGGCCAGTACTGGGCGCCGCAATTCAGCCCGAACGGCACGGAGATCGCCGCGCAGGGCGGCCGGGACGTGTACCTCATCGCGGTCGCGACCGGTGCGCGGCGGCGGCTGACCTACGATCCGCAGAACGGCATGTCGCCGACTTGGTCGAACAGCGGCACGCGGCTCGCCTTCGCGAGCACCCGCCGGGCGCGGCTCGAGCTGTTCACGACGGACGTCGACGGCTCGAACCAAGACCTGCTGCTCTCGATGCCGGGCGGCAGCGCCATGGATCCCCGCTGGTCGCCGGACGGTACGCACATCGCCTTCGTCTACGTACCGCAAGTCGACAACGCGCCAAAGGGCGCGCCGCAACCATACGCCATCTACATGCTCGAGGTCGCGACGAAGAAGGTGACGCGGGTCAGTCGATGA
- a CDS encoding non-canonical purine NTP pyrophosphatase, whose product MGAVLLVATTNAGKIREIREVLGDLPLDLRTLEDIPPIPAPEETGRTFAENAAIKALAYAEASGLPTVAEDSGLVVDALLGRPGVESARYPGRDYPERFANLYRELAPHPRPWMARFVCSLAYAQPRSAASSARIVFTDEATVEGEIATRPSGTNGFGYDPIFFYPPYGRTLADVDDEQKLTVAHRGKAFRAFRRYLTGTTGSR is encoded by the coding sequence ATCGGCGCCGTGCTGCTCGTCGCCACCACCAATGCCGGCAAGATCAGGGAAATCCGTGAAGTTCTCGGCGACCTCCCGCTCGATCTCCGCACGCTCGAGGACATCCCGCCCATCCCGGCACCCGAGGAAACCGGCCGGACGTTCGCCGAAAACGCCGCGATCAAGGCCCTGGCGTATGCGGAAGCTTCGGGACTGCCCACCGTTGCGGAAGACTCAGGGCTCGTGGTCGACGCCCTGCTCGGACGCCCGGGCGTCGAGAGCGCGCGCTACCCGGGACGCGACTACCCTGAGCGGTTCGCCAACCTGTATCGCGAGCTGGCCCCACACCCGCGCCCGTGGATGGCGCGGTTCGTCTGCTCGCTCGCCTATGCCCAACCACGATCCGCCGCGTCGTCGGCGCGGATCGTCTTCACCGACGAGGCCACCGTGGAGGGCGAGATTGCGACTCGGCCGAGCGGAACGAACGGCTTCGGCTACGACCCCATCTTCTTCTATCCTCCCTACGGCCGCACGTTGGCCGACGTCGACGACGAGCAGAAGCTCACCGTTGCGCACCGCGGGAAGGCGTTCCGGGCGTTTCGGCGGTATCTGACGGGTACGACGGGTTCAAGGTAG